The Gymnogyps californianus isolate 813 chromosome 6, ASM1813914v2, whole genome shotgun sequence genomic interval GGAACATCCTGCTATACACAAAATCTCAGGTGCTACGGAGGATTAGATGGGGTGTTTTGCACTGTTCTCCTAAATTTAGCAGCCTAATGCTGCTGAGTGCAATTTGGGATTTAGggttttaaaaattcacttgTTATATTGaacttttcttttcattggAACCAAATTGAGCtcagcttgcaaaaaaaaaaaaaaaaaaaaaaaagagttggtcttgtacatttttttccccttaggaCTACTGGCTGCAGAAGCTGGATACCAACCAAAGTGGAAACTAACCAAATTGCCTAATACtctgtgcccagctctgctctgactGAAGTCAGCAGTAGACAAATTAGACTTGAAATTATCATTTGGGGCAAAAAAACCTATGGCAGACAGTACATTCCTTCCTATAAGGTCTCTGAAAAAATTGTTCAGAAATAACTTTCAGTGGCAGTTTTCTACATGAAATAGATACTGCCTATGCTAAAAATGCACCTTAACAAACAGTATATTCAGCATATTGAGACCGACTTGCAATTTTCAACATGGGATTAAactaaaatgtgtttattgTTAGAATTGTAGTAGAAGGCTGAACAAATCAGCTAATTAAAGATATTGGtggtttgggggcttttttgtttgtgctaTTCTTTGCCTGCATATAATACCCACACAGCTCACAGCTGACAGAGAAACCAGACTGGAAAAGCAGATTTCCCCCTTGAGCAGGAGTTATTCTAGCTCTTTCTGAACCTGGTGTCACTCGATTTTCTTGGTCCTAAGATCATGACACTAATCGCAGTTTTCAGTTTAACGGTTTTCCTTTGTGTCCCTTCAGTACTGTTACCAAACAGCATGACATTGCTAactttccactttttctttaacatgtgttataaaataaacaataccAGTCATTCATTTGTAGAGAGCATCATGGGAATGCTATGCAGCCCTCTGTTAAGGATAACAGTGGCAGCCATGGCTCGCCGATCAGTGGGAAGCTGGAAGGCATCTTCTTTAGCTGCAACACTGAGTTTAACACTGGGAAGCCACCACAAGATTCACCATATGGAAGATACAGGTTTGAGATTGCAGCTGAAAAACTCTTCAACCCAAATACTAACTTGTACTTTGGAGACTTCTACTGCATGTACACGGCCTACCACTACGTCATTCTCGTTATCGCCCCTGTTGGATCACCAGGAGACGAATTCTGTAAGCAGCGCCTTCCTCAACTAAATataaaagataataaatttCTGACCTGCGATGAAGAAGACGGTGTCATGGTTTACCATCACGCCCAGGATGTTATTTTGGAAGTAATTTACACTGATCCTGTGGATCTCTCCCTCGGCACAGTTGCAGAAATTACTGGTCACCAACTAATGAGCTTGTCTActgcaaatgcaaagaaagatcCCAGCTGCAAGACCTGCAATATCAGTGTTGGACGTTAAACCTTCC includes:
- the PHYHIPL gene encoding phytanoyl-CoA hydroxylase-interacting protein-like isoform X2 — translated: MRQEERCTGSTHKGNKSQDSGIAEMEELPVPHNIKISNITCDSFKISWDMDSKSKDRITHYFIDLNKKENKNSNKFKHKDVPTKLVAKAVPLPMTVRGHWFLSPRTEYTVAVQTASKQVDGDYVVSEWSEIIEFCTADYSKVHLTQLLEKAEVIAGRMLKLSVFYRNQHKEYFDYIREHHGNAMQPSVKDNSGSHGSPISGKLEGIFFSCNTEFNTGKPPQDSPYGRYRFEIAAEKLFNPNTNLYFGDFYCMYTAYHYVILVIAPVGSPGDEFCKQRLPQLNIKDNKFLTCDEEDGVMVYHHAQDVILEVIYTDPVDLSLGTVAEITGHQLMSLSTANAKKDPSCKTCNISVGR